In Halorhabdus rudnickae, the following proteins share a genomic window:
- a CDS encoding NosD domain-containing protein has product MRVSVVLAGLALGLTIASLAFVATPADSATAHPVAFSETLTTGMTGVDVRQADAGGYEIPRAQVFYSQYQYVIGYYGIETALGALDRDTTTRQFGHPLAIYVTDFADAGVELTDDGLLVVTSDPAVDWVEAGDAFFVVDSAARTPGGPAIVPFDDRATAVAFADRYGGAIRRWNELDSHEGELRGEPVRRQIDDRRAWADRTVREREGLLERPVSVTVGEDVSTLAAAVRTAAANSTIKLPPGTYNANLTIEKSVTIRGAGDRTRLLGDGAGTVLNLRAERTALSNLSIAGVGTNNTGKPTNGSVANGSWDETVRTVYGYGDAAVVLDGANRSLLADVTVETPASGAIVRASDGTVLRDAEIDGTDTWQDGFMSVLAMNSRMVVQNTTFVGGRDAVYTHDADGLVVRNNRMRGMRFGVHEMFTSGTLIADNTVRGTNIGLVVMTRPRSNVIVDNRVSDSGVGISVSGSSSTVLGNVVIGNHYGMDLGSQRSTYEHNVVRGNDVGLRTGTILPTNEVSDNDVIENDRYVTTGRGPVRVWSGNYWGSIPGRDRDGDGTVERSFRPTGVVDSAVSRSTGAAMLAQSPAVSLLRQFQTAVPGLRAADVIDDRPRAKPAQSGMASSNATIDGGGVSP; this is encoded by the coding sequence ATGCGCGTGAGCGTCGTCCTCGCTGGCCTGGCCCTGGGGCTGACAATCGCGTCGCTCGCGTTCGTCGCCACACCGGCCGACAGCGCGACAGCACACCCAGTCGCTTTCTCGGAGACGCTGACGACGGGAATGACCGGCGTCGATGTCCGGCAGGCCGATGCCGGTGGGTACGAGATCCCGCGGGCACAGGTGTTTTACTCGCAGTACCAGTACGTCATTGGCTACTACGGGATCGAGACGGCGCTCGGTGCGCTCGACCGTGACACGACGACTCGACAGTTCGGGCACCCGCTCGCGATCTACGTCACGGACTTCGCCGACGCGGGCGTCGAGCTGACCGACGACGGCCTGCTCGTCGTCACCTCGGATCCCGCGGTCGATTGGGTCGAAGCCGGCGATGCGTTCTTCGTGGTCGACAGCGCCGCGCGAACGCCGGGCGGACCGGCGATCGTTCCCTTCGACGACCGGGCGACCGCCGTAGCGTTTGCGGACCGCTACGGGGGAGCGATCCGCCGCTGGAACGAACTGGACAGCCACGAGGGAGAACTCAGGGGCGAACCCGTTCGACGGCAGATCGACGATCGACGAGCGTGGGCGGACCGAACGGTCCGGGAGCGCGAAGGCTTGCTCGAACGTCCGGTCTCCGTGACCGTCGGCGAGGACGTTTCGACGCTCGCGGCGGCCGTCCGGACGGCCGCCGCGAACTCGACGATCAAGCTCCCGCCCGGGACTTACAACGCGAACCTGACGATCGAGAAGTCGGTGACGATCCGTGGCGCTGGCGATCGGACGCGACTCCTCGGCGACGGGGCCGGAACTGTCCTGAATCTTCGCGCCGAGCGGACGGCACTGTCGAACCTGTCGATCGCGGGCGTCGGCACGAACAATACTGGCAAACCGACGAACGGTTCGGTCGCGAACGGCAGCTGGGACGAGACGGTCCGCACCGTCTACGGCTACGGCGACGCGGCGGTGGTCCTCGACGGGGCGAACCGCTCGTTGCTCGCAGACGTCACCGTCGAGACGCCGGCCAGCGGTGCGATCGTCCGGGCAAGCGACGGGACTGTTCTCCGGGACGCCGAAATCGACGGGACAGACACCTGGCAGGACGGGTTCATGAGCGTGCTGGCGATGAACTCGCGGATGGTGGTCCAGAACACCACGTTCGTCGGCGGTCGGGACGCTGTCTACACCCACGACGCCGACGGGCTCGTCGTCCGGAACAACCGGATGAGGGGGATGCGCTTTGGCGTCCACGAGATGTTCACGTCCGGGACACTGATAGCGGACAACACAGTCAGGGGGACGAACATCGGGCTCGTCGTTATGACCCGCCCACGATCGAACGTGATCGTCGACAATCGGGTCAGCGACAGCGGCGTCGGGATCTCTGTCTCGGGGAGTTCCTCCACGGTTCTGGGGAACGTCGTGATCGGGAATCACTACGGCATGGATCTTGGCTCCCAGCGCTCGACATACGAGCACAACGTTGTCCGCGGGAACGACGTTGGACTCCGGACCGGGACGATCCTGCCGACGAACGAGGTATCCGACAACGACGTCATCGAAAACGACCGGTACGTCACCACGGGACGTGGACCGGTTCGTGTCTGGTCCGGCAACTACTGGGGGTCGATCCCCGGCCGGGACCGCGACGGCGACGGCACGGTCGAGCGCTCCTTCCGGCCGACCGGGGTCGTCGACAGCGCCGTCTCCCGGTCGACCGGCGCAGCGATGCTCGCACAGTCTCCCGCCGTTTCGCTGTTGCGGCAGTTCCAGACGGCTGTCCCGGGATTGCGGGCCGCGGACGTGATCGACGACCGGCCGCGAGCGAAACCGGCACAGTCGGGCATGGCCTCTTCGAACGCGACGATCGACGGCGGTGGTGTTTCCCCATGA
- a CDS encoding nitrous oxide reductase accessory protein NosL, giving the protein MNGDWIRTNGCLRRHEGSDVGQCLDGHPESEASTTRRRLLGAVGTGALLGLAGCLGTETPDPVTLTDSDACDVCRMIIPHHPGPSAEVFYRNKDPSDHENPARFDSTWEAFQYDFERRDRGWTRSAFYVTDYSAVDYEVLTDGGRPLISTHPEASAFVLASDVTFVVASSVEGAMGRDLIGFGDEADARMFRDDYGGELAAFGEVTRSMIAELSGT; this is encoded by the coding sequence ATGAACGGCGACTGGATCCGGACTAACGGCTGTTTGCGCAGACACGAGGGGTCTGACGTCGGCCAGTGTCTGGACGGTCACCCGGAGAGTGAGGCATCGACGACGCGACGTCGACTGCTCGGCGCTGTCGGAACGGGCGCGCTCCTCGGACTCGCCGGTTGCCTCGGTACGGAGACGCCGGATCCCGTGACACTGACCGACAGCGACGCCTGTGACGTCTGCAGGATGATCATTCCCCACCACCCGGGACCGAGCGCGGAGGTGTTCTATCGGAACAAAGACCCTTCGGACCACGAGAACCCGGCACGGTTCGACAGCACGTGGGAAGCGTTCCAATACGATTTCGAGCGACGCGATCGCGGCTGGACCCGATCAGCCTTCTACGTGACCGATTATTCGGCCGTCGACTACGAGGTCCTCACCGATGGCGGCCGGCCCCTCATCTCGACACACCCCGAGGCGTCGGCGTTCGTCCTCGCCTCGGACGTGACATTTGTCGTCGCGTCGTCGGTCGAAGGCGCGATGGGGCGGGATCTGATCGGGTTCGGCGACGAGGCCGACGCGCGGATGTTCCGGGACGACTACGGCGGCGAACTCGCCGCTTTCGGCGAAGTGACACGTTCGATGATCGCCGAGTTGAGCGGGACCTGA
- a CDS encoding SCO family protein, with amino-acid sequence MHRREYLGALGTGVVTATAGCVGGDSDTYLREPDTGYEPADVRFPGHGQRLPDVTVSDPLAGETVETTGGEGDSLVTFFYSHCQTVCPRLISALRNVQMRAIDEGHIDATRFLAVTFDPERDDAERLESYADRMDVSLTEGWRFLRPDTPEDAKRVVQGEFGVSFDRTHPEDMDMYMFNHFALILLVNADDYVERAYTGSTPRWQDVYADLETLREREG; translated from the coding sequence GTGCATCGACGCGAGTATCTGGGAGCGCTCGGAACCGGGGTGGTCACCGCCACTGCGGGATGCGTCGGCGGGGATTCGGACACGTACCTCAGGGAACCCGATACCGGATACGAACCAGCCGATGTCCGGTTTCCCGGCCACGGCCAGCGACTCCCCGACGTGACGGTCTCGGACCCGCTCGCCGGCGAGACGGTCGAGACGACCGGCGGCGAGGGGGATTCGCTGGTGACGTTCTTCTATTCGCACTGCCAGACGGTCTGTCCACGACTGATCTCGGCGCTCCGTAACGTCCAGATGCGGGCTATCGATGAGGGGCACATCGACGCGACCCGGTTTCTGGCGGTTACGTTCGATCCCGAACGTGACGACGCCGAGCGACTGGAGAGTTACGCGGACCGGATGGACGTTTCATTGACTGAGGGATGGCGGTTCCTCCGCCCGGACACGCCCGAAGATGCCAAGCGAGTCGTCCAGGGGGAGTTCGGGGTGAGCTTCGATCGGACCCACCCCGAAGACATGGACATGTACATGTTCAACCACTTCGCGCTCATCCTACTGGTCAACGCGGACGATTACGTCGAGCGAGCCTATACGGGATCGACGCCGCGATGGCAGGACGTCTACGCCGATCTCGAAACGCTCCGCGAGCGGGAGGGCTGA
- a CDS encoding TlpA family protein disulfide reductase: MRRRELLAGLGAAAVVGAGGYVSLSSVGGDVAPVEVDLFDTAGSPGGEMTVPVPGKTTVVDLFATTCPPCKPALDTLDTVESDVKDVQFVSVTGEYLGDASDRTRGDVIEWWRTHGGRWPVGHDAENVLSRRFDATGLPFTAVVDAAGSVVWSHAGVPNADRLSRAIDDADA, from the coding sequence ATGCGACGGCGCGAACTTCTGGCCGGACTCGGCGCGGCGGCAGTCGTCGGTGCCGGTGGGTACGTCTCGCTGTCGTCCGTCGGTGGCGACGTCGCCCCCGTCGAAGTCGACCTCTTCGACACAGCAGGGAGCCCAGGGGGCGAGATGACAGTCCCCGTGCCCGGAAAGACGACCGTCGTCGACCTGTTCGCGACGACCTGCCCGCCCTGCAAACCGGCGCTTGACACCCTGGACACTGTCGAGTCCGACGTCAAGGATGTCCAGTTCGTCTCCGTCACGGGAGAATATCTCGGCGACGCGTCCGATCGGACGCGAGGAGACGTAATCGAGTGGTGGCGAACCCACGGCGGTCGCTGGCCGGTCGGCCACGACGCCGAGAACGTGCTGTCGAGGCGGTTCGACGCCACCGGACTCCCGTTCACGGCCGTCGTCGACGCCGCAGGGTCGGTCGTCTGGTCACACGCGGGCGTGCCGAACGCCGACCGCCTGAGTCGAGCCATCGACGACGCAGACGCATGA
- a CDS encoding cytochrome c biogenesis CcdA family protein, whose amino-acid sequence MTDLGVAAAVSFAFATGVATFFAPCAYPLLPGYVGYYIRANDGTNATLPGALVRGVAASLGILVAFAVLAALTVTVGRSLTEWLPSLEVIVGAVLVGLGLLTLSDRSIGWHARLPERRTSIPAFVAFGVLYAVAATGCIAPVFLGIVSQALTFPLYGTLAVLGGYAAGMVLLMIGATVAIAVGVDVGRERLPALSGRLTQIAGVVLILAGLAQIWLALFVYT is encoded by the coding sequence ATGACCGATCTCGGAGTGGCGGCGGCGGTCTCCTTCGCGTTCGCCACCGGGGTGGCGACCTTTTTCGCGCCCTGTGCCTATCCCCTCCTGCCCGGATACGTCGGCTATTACATCCGGGCGAACGACGGGACGAACGCGACCCTCCCGGGCGCACTCGTTCGCGGCGTCGCCGCGAGCCTCGGCATCCTCGTTGCGTTCGCCGTCCTCGCGGCACTGACCGTTACTGTCGGCCGATCGCTGACCGAGTGGTTGCCCTCCCTGGAAGTGATCGTGGGCGCGGTACTCGTCGGTCTGGGACTGCTTACGTTGTCCGATCGATCGATCGGATGGCACGCCCGCCTGCCGGAACGACGGACCTCGATCCCGGCGTTCGTGGCGTTCGGAGTCCTGTACGCCGTCGCGGCGACCGGCTGTATCGCGCCGGTATTCCTCGGGATCGTCTCCCAGGCGCTCACCTTCCCACTATACGGGACCCTCGCCGTCCTCGGCGGGTACGCCGCCGGAATGGTGTTGCTCATGATCGGGGCGACGGTCGCTATCGCTGTCGGCGTCGACGTCGGTCGGGAGCGACTGCCGGCGCTGTCCGGACGTCTCACTCAGATTGCCGGGGTCGTCCTGATCCTGGCCGGCCTCGCCCAGATCTGGCTGGCGCTGTTCGTCTATACCTGA
- a CDS encoding ATPase domain-containing protein has translation MTDPVDEGADAEGAGSPDDTAETAGIQRCDYCRLPIPHDPTILERDDQTYRFCSRACRRAVENSDRVFTQFQEARRFDPGVEALQTALPEGMPRNAFVMLSDLAGTRTESVQAELVWRALQRGEPAVVVAFLEPPVSIIQSFMSLEWNVIPYLERDQLHIVDGFTYRVDDPDRMHDRMGEWNRHLQSVASDATTTVRDGTEIHELENQLDNALERLEMNERGIVVIDSLTELGSLVQPIRAYNFVKDVRADVCKGRFVPVFAGATMAGDGGGFPHDLGYMTDGIVEMRLNEEIVEDALIKQIRVRKMSGVLTYPEWSAYEYTSGTGIVLFDPQEEMADSSQQNLDSFDTDEGITSTDDEESPIDRAPLEQAEASELSTERDSDS, from the coding sequence ATGACGGATCCGGTCGACGAAGGGGCCGATGCTGAAGGGGCCGGATCGCCGGACGATACGGCGGAGACGGCAGGCATCCAGCGGTGTGATTACTGTCGGTTGCCGATCCCTCATGATCCGACGATCCTAGAGCGTGACGACCAGACCTATCGGTTCTGCTCGCGGGCGTGTCGCAGGGCCGTCGAGAACAGCGATCGCGTCTTCACGCAGTTCCAGGAGGCACGGCGGTTCGACCCCGGCGTAGAGGCACTTCAGACCGCTCTGCCCGAGGGGATGCCGCGCAACGCATTCGTCATGCTGAGCGACCTGGCAGGGACCCGAACCGAGTCTGTCCAGGCGGAACTCGTCTGGCGGGCGCTCCAGCGTGGTGAACCCGCCGTCGTCGTTGCCTTCCTTGAACCGCCAGTGTCGATCATCCAGTCGTTCATGTCTTTGGAGTGGAACGTCATCCCGTATCTCGAACGCGATCAGCTACATATCGTCGACGGATTCACCTATCGGGTCGACGACCCCGATCGGATGCACGACCGCATGGGTGAGTGGAATCGGCACCTCCAGTCGGTCGCCAGCGACGCGACGACAACAGTCCGGGACGGGACCGAGATCCACGAACTGGAGAACCAACTGGACAACGCTCTGGAACGACTCGAGATGAACGAGCGCGGGATCGTCGTCATCGACTCGCTGACGGAACTGGGCTCGCTCGTCCAGCCGATCCGGGCGTACAACTTCGTCAAAGACGTTCGCGCGGATGTCTGTAAAGGCCGATTCGTCCCCGTCTTCGCCGGCGCGACTATGGCCGGCGACGGCGGCGGATTCCCGCACGACTTAGGGTACATGACGGACGGTATCGTCGAGATGCGTCTCAACGAGGAGATCGTCGAGGACGCACTCATCAAGCAGATCCGCGTCCGGAAGATGTCCGGGGTCCTCACTTATCCCGAGTGGAGCGCGTACGAATACACCAGTGGGACGGGCATCGTCCTCTTCGATCCACAGGAAGAGATGGCTGATAGCTCCCAGCAGAACCTCGACTCCTTCGACACCGACGAAGGGATTACTTCAACCGATGATGAGGAATCCCCAATCGATCGAGCACCCCTAGAACAAGCCGAGGCAAGCGAACTATCAACAGAACGCGACAGTGATAGCTGA